CTGAACAAGGGCCGTCTGGATATCGGCATTCTCTATCAGGTCGGATCTGAACAATCGCTGCCCGATGAGCGGCTGTTGGCGGAGGATCTGTCCCTGGTCGGAAAGGCCGACGACCCCATCATCGCCAATGGCAAGGTGGCCTTCGACACGCTCGCCGACTTGCCGCTGATCCTGCCGAGCCGGCCTCACGGCCTGCGCACCCTGGTCGACACGATCGCCCGCAGTCGATCGATCGAACTGAAATCGGTACTGGAACTCGACGGCGCGGCACTGATCCGCAGCCTGGTGAATTCCGGCTGCGGGTACTCTATCCTGCCCGACGTCACGGTCCGTCTCGATCTGAGTGCCGCCGGCGTCGGCTCGGCGAAGATCGTCGACCCGGTCATCACCCGGACGATGATCATCACCAGCACCAACGAGCGCCGCGCCAAGGCAACGACACGCACCGCCATCGCTCTTCTGCGCGAAGTCGTGGGCGATCTGTCTCACCTTCATGCCGCAGCGGCCGACCCGTCTATCCGCAATGAAATTGTGGCCGGCGTCGTCCCCAACTGATCGTCACACGATGAATTCGTGGCCGCGCGGGTGCTCATGAAGCATCCGATGCGCATAATGCGCCGCCCTGCCGACGACGGGCGGCGCCAGCTTTCCGGTCCGTCGCCGGGGATATGCAGCGATCGGGGTCGGCCCGGCATCACTCTGGCACGGTTGCGACTGCCCCTTGTTGCTTACGTTGCATACGCTTCCAGTTTTAGAAACAATATTATCGGCTGTTTTTGCTCGGTTTTTTTGTCCCCTGCCCCGGTTTTCGATAAAATCTTGCACTCAGCGCGATGTCCTGCCATGTTGGAATGAGTACGTATGCATTCGTTTGCAATTGGTGAAGCGGAACGGCCCATGGCTCAGATCATGTCAGGCCAGTTCAGGACTGACCCGGCAGGCGAACACGCCGCAGAGACAGGATCACAAAAAATTCGGAGGAAACCATGAAGACCAGCATTTTCACAGCGACCGCCCTCGTCGCGCTATTGACCGCCAACGTCAGCGCCGCACAGACCACGATCCGGATTGCCCATGCGCAGCCCGAAGCCTCGCCTCTGCACGAGGCACTGGATCATTTCAAAACCACGCTGGAAGAGCGTTCGGATGGCGGCTTCGTGGTCGAGCTGTTTGCAGGCGGACAGCTTGGCAGCGTCAGCGAAGCCACAGAGCTTGTGCAGTCGGGCAATATCGAAATGACGACAGGGGCGTCCGTCCTGCTGTCCTCAGCCGTGCCGGAGCTTGCGGTTCTGGACCAGTTCCTGCTGTTCGACGATGAGGAACATGCCCGCAATGTGCTGGACGGCGAAGCCGGCGACACAATTCTGGCCGCCATGGAAGAACGCGGCCTGAAGGGCATCGGCTTTCTGGAACTTGGCTTCCGCAGCTTCACCAACAGCCGCGCTCCCCTCGACAGCCTCGAGGCGTTCGAAGGTCTGCGCATGCGCTCGGCCGACAACCCGATCCAGATCAAGGCATGGCGGTCCATCGGCGCTGTGCCCGTGCCGCTGGCCTGGGGTGAAATCTATTCGTCCCTGCAGCAGGGTCTGATCGACGGGCAGGAAAGCGCGCTGTCGTCGATGGTCGTGGAACGCTTCTATGAAGTGCAGGACTACGTCTCGCTCACCGGGCACATCTACTGGCCGGAAATGTGGTTCGCCAATCTCGAATTCTTCAACAGCCTGAGCGACGAAGACCAGGCGCTGCTCATGGAAGTGGCGGCCGAAACGACTGACGTGCAGCGCGACCTCGTCGCCACGGCCAATGCCGAAACGCTGGACCAGCTGGCCGAAGAGGGTCTTGCCATAAACGAGCTTCCGGCAGAGGACCGTGCGGAAATGGGGGCGACAATGAACGCCGCCATCGAAGAGGATATTCGCGCCAGCGTCGGTGACGAATTTTACGACGCGTTCAGCGCTGCGCTGAACCAGTAATCCGCTTCGAGCGACCGACCCCTGACCGGGTCGGTCGCCCATGTGACAGGGAGCCGCGCAACATGTTCCGTCTGCTGCGCCTGATCGAGCAGTATTTCGAACCCGTGATCATTGTGACCAGCCTGGGTCTGGTGATCACGCTGCTCTTCGCGGATGTGGTCGCACGCTTTGCCTTTCAGACTTCGGTCTTCTGGGCAGGTGAGGTTGCAAGCTTTGCCTTCGTCTACATGATCTATTTCGGCATCAGCTACGCAATTCGCGAAAAGCGGCATCTGCGGGTGACAATGCTGGTCGAAATGGCCCCACCGCTGGTGCAGCGCGCCCTTCTGGCGCTCGCGGAAGTGGTTTTTCTTGTCTATTCCGTGATCGTCTGCTGGCTGGGAGTCGTGATCACGACCAACGCCATCGACCGCGGCCAGATCCTGTCGGCGACGCAATGGCCGACCGCATTTCTCTATGCTGCCATCATCTTTTCCGGCGCACTGTGCGTGCTCCGGTTGCTCTATTCGCTCTGGATGATCGTGCGCCATGGAGAGACCGTACTGTCCTCCCCGTCCGGGGGGGCTGCATGACCAGCGCCGTCCTTTTCGGAAGCTTCGTATTGCTCCTGCTGATCGGGGTGCCCATCGGGATCGCACTCGGGACTGCCAGCTTGCTGGCGATCAGCACGATTTCCTTCCTGACCTATGATTTTTACGCGCTCGGTCTGGTCAGCGGCGTCAATTCCTTCACGCTGATGGCGGTGGTCCTGTTCACGCTGGCCGGCAATCTGATGAGCCGCGGCGGTATTTCCCGCCGGCTGATCGCTGTGGCCGAAGCGTTTTTCGGTACGGCACCGGGCGGGCTTGGCACCGTCACCATCATGGCCTGCCTGTTTTTCGCGGCGATTTCCGGCACAGGATCGGCCACTGTGGCCGCGATCGGGCTGGCGATGATCCCGGCACTGGTGCGGCGCGGCTATGACCGGGCGTATGCCGGCTCGATGGTGGCATCGGCCGGGGCGCTTGGCGTCATGATCCCGCCATCGGTGGTGATGATCGTCTACGCGGTCACGGCCGGCGTTTCCGTGTCGGCGCTGTTTCTGGCGGGGATTCTCCCCGGCATCGTGATCGCGTTCGCGTTGATTCTGTTCAATATCTATCAGACCTGGCGTGGCGGCTGGGAAGCAGAGGCAGAGGCCGCCACCTGGGCCGAAAGGTTTCGCCGCGTCAATGACGCCAAGCTGGCGCTTCTGATGCCCGTTGTGGTGCTGGGCGGTATCTATGGCGGCATCGTCACACCCACTGAATCTGCCGCCGTAGCCGTTGTCTATGCGCTGATCGTGTCAACACTCGTCTATAAAGAGCTGAAATGGGCAGAGCTGCCGCGCATCATGCTCGATTCCGCGCTGCTGGTTGCGGCGGTGCTTGTCATCATCGGCGCCTCGGTCGGGTTCGGCCGGATCATAGCGTTGGAACGCATCCCGCTGGAACTGTCGCAATTCGTTCTCGGACTCACTCAAAACTGGGTCATCGTCCTTCTGGCCATTATCGTGCTTTTGCTGATCATCGGCACGTTTCTGGAGACTCTGGCGGCCATTGTCATACTGACACCGGTACTGCTTCCGATGATTACTCAACTCGGCGTCGATCCCATCCATTTCGGGATTATCATGATTGTGGCGCTGGCTATTGGTTTCGTCACACCGCCACTCGGGGCCAATCTGTTCATGGCCGCGCAGGTGGGCCAGATCCCCTACGACGATCTCGTGCGGCGAATCTTCAAATGGGTGCTGGTTTTGACCGCAGCGCTTCTGGTGATCGCTTTCTGGCCGGGGCTGTCGTTGATCCTTCCACGAATTCTGCTGGGATATGGCACTTAAAAAGGAGGCACTCATGACTATCGACCATCTCAAAACCGCCAAATCCGAAGCCGAGCGCAGCGAGGATGACGCCAGGACCCGCAGCGTGGTCGAGGCCACCCTGAAAGACATCGAAGCGCGCGGCGACGCGGCAGTGGCCGATCTCAGCCAGAAATTCGACAATGTGTCGCGTCCCTCGTTCCGCTTGACCCCGTCGGAGATCGAGGCTGCGATGCAAAAGGTCGGCACACGCGACATGGAGGATATCCGTTTCGCGCAATCCCAGATCCGACGTTTTGCCGAGGCACAGCGCGCGTCGATGACCGATATCGAGGTCGAAACCCTGCCGGGTGTCATCCTGGGTCACAAGCACATCCCTGTGCAGTCGGTGGGGTGCTATGTGCCCGGCGGAAAATTCCCGATGGTGGCCAGCGCGCATATGTCCGTCCTGACCGCAAATGTCGCGGGCGTGCCGCGCATCGTGGCCAGCGCACCGCCGGTCAAGGGGGAACCCCATCCTGCCATCGTTGCCGCCATGCATATGGGCGGGGCGCATGAGATTTATGTGCTGGGCGGCATTCAGGCCGTCGGCGCCATGGCGATCGGCACCGAAACCATCGACCCGGTCCATATGCTTGTGGGTCCCGGCAATGCCTTCGTCGCCGAAGCCAAGCGCCAGCTTTTCGGCCGCGTCGGCATCGACTTGTTTGCAGGCCCCACTGAAACCATGGTCATCGCCGACGACACCGTCGATGCGGAACTGTGTGCAACCGACCTGTTGGGGCAGGCGGAGCACGGCTACAATTCGCCGGCTTGCCTCATCACGACGTCGCGCAAGCTGGCCGAAGCCACGCTGGCCGAGATCGACCGGCTGCTTACAATTCTGCCCACCTCGGACACCGCCGCCATCAGTTGGCGTGATTACGGCGAAGTGATCCTGTGCGACAGCCATGACGAGATGCTCGCCGTCGCCAACGACATGGCCTATGAGCATGTGCAGGTGATGACCGACCGCGACGACTGGTACCTTGAGAACATGCACAGCTATGGCGCGCTGTTCCTGGGTCCGCGCACCAATGTCGCCAATGGCGACAAGGTCATCGGCACCAACCACACGCTGCCGACAAAAAAGGCCGGCCGCTATACAGGCGGGCTCTGGGTCGGCAAGTTCCTGAAGACCCATTCTTATCAGAAGGTAACCACCGATGAGGCCGCCGCCCATATCGGTGAATATGGCTCGCGGCTATGCATGCTCGAAGGCTTTGTCGGTCATGCCGAGCAGTGCAATGTCCGTGTGCGCCGCTATGGCGGCCGGAACGTGCCCTATGGCGAGGCTGCGGATTAACTCCGCATCTTCATCATGCCCGATGCCACCGGTCCTGTTGGTCCGGTCTTTTTAACAGAGCAGAGCAATGCCGCTTCCCGTGACACCATCCTTCCGCCTTGAAGGCCGCCGCGCCATCGTTACCGGTGCCTCCTCGGGCATCGGGCTGGGCTGCGCCACCGCTCTGGCAGAGGCCGGGGCCGAAGTGACGATGATCGCTCGCGGCGCCTCCCGGCTGAAGGACGCGTGCGCGCAGATCCGGGATATCGGCGGGCAGTCCGGATACGAAGTGCTCGACATTACCGACACGGCGGCGCTGCGCGCGTTGGTACAGCGCGACGGTCCGTTCGACATTCTCGTCAATGCCGCCGGTCTGGCCCGCCACAGCCCCGCAGTCGATACGACGGAGGACGATTTCGACGTCGTCACGGGCGTCAATGTGAAAGCCGCCTATTTCGCCGCCCAGTTCGTGGCACAGGGGTTGATCGCGGCGGGCAGGCCTGGCTCGATCATTCAGATCTCCAGCCAGATGGGGCATGTCGGCGGCATCGACCGCGCGGTCTATTGCGCAAGCAAACACGCGGTCGAAGGGATGACCAAGGCCATGGCCATCGAATGGGGGCCTCATGGCATTCGGGTCAACACGATCTGCCCGACCTTCATTCTTACGCCACTGTCCAAGCCCACATTCGACAATCCGGAGCGTCGCGCCTGGATCGAAAGCAGGATCAAGCTGAACCGCGTCGGACACATCGAGGATATCATGGGGGCCGTGCTCTATCTGGCGTCCGATGCCTCTGCTCTCGTCACGGGCACCGCGCTCAAGGTTGATGGCGGGTGGACAGCGGAATGAGTGGCGGAACGCGCATCACCGCAATGGATGTCGCCCGTCTGGCCGGTGTCAGCCAGTCCGCTGTCAGCCGATTCTTCACGCCCGGCGCCAGTGTCGCTCCGGCCACGGCAGACAAGGTTCGCGCTGCGGCGACAAAGCTGGGCTATACCCCCAACCCGCTGGCCCGCGCGATGATCACTGGCAAGAGCCGGATAATAGGGCTGGTGGTAACCTATCTGGAAAACCAGTTCTACCCAGTGGCGATCGAACGGCTCAGCCATGCGCTGCAGGCGCAGGGTTATCACATACTGCTTTTCATGGCCTCCAACGCGCCGGGCGAACTGGATCGGCTGGTCACCAATCTTCTGGCCTATCAGGTCGACGGCATCATCACGGCCTCGGTCGCCATCAGTAACGACGTGACCGTGCGCTGTGCCGACGCCGGTATCCCTTTGGTGATGTTCAATCGCGGCCAGCCTGGATCGGGTCTGTCCTCGGTGACGTCGGCCAACAGGGAAGGCGGGCGCAAGGTTGCCCGTTTTCTGATCGAAGGCGGGCATCAGCGCATTGCCCATATCAGTGGCTGGCAAGGCTCCAGCACGGGGCGCGACCGCCAGCAAGGGTTGATCGAAGGGTTGGCCGATCTCGGTGCATCGCCCATCGCGATCATCGACGGGCACTACGACCGCGACGTTGCCGCCGCGGCAACCCGCGAGTTGATGGGCGCAAGCAAGCCTCCCGACGCGATTTTCGCCGGCAACGATCACATGGCGTTTGCCGTGATCGACACGCTGAGGGCCATGGGCGTTGCCGTGCCGCAAGACGTGTCGGTGGTGGGCTATGACGATGTGCCCATCGCTGCCTGGCCCTCCTATGACCTCACGACGATGCGCCAGCCTGTCAATCGCATGGTCGAGGCGACTGTTGAAACGTTGATCAACCAAATTCAGGACCCGGACCGGCCGGTCCAGCAAATGGAGATCGACGCGCCGCTCATCATGCGCGGGTCGGCCCGACGCCCGGCCCCGAGCGCTGAAACTGAGGGCACATGAATGACTGCGCCCTGAAATGGCAGAATCCCCATTGGCGGGAACAACGAAACCGCGATCTGGAAACAGGTCCTTTGCACACAGGTGAGATATGACCCCAGAGGAAATGGAAGCGCGCATTGTTCGCTACGGCGACCTGCAGCCCTGCAAGACCGCCTTCATCGACGCCCACACGCCGGGCAGCGATCGGAAGGAAAATTTCACCATCATCGGGGGCGGCGTGTCCGAATCCCCTGATCAGCATGTCCATATCCACGAGACGCCCGGCTTCAATATCGGCGCGGCAGGCCAGCCGCCGAACTGCCGCAACTCGCTGCATTCACACCGCACGGCCGAAGTGTTCTTCGTGCTCAAGGGCCGCTGGCGCTTTTTCTGGGGACGCTGGGGCAATGCGGGCGAAGTTGTGCTGGAAGAGGGCGATATCTTCAACATTCCCACCGGCATCTTTCGCGGCTTTGAAAACATCGGTACCGACTACGGCATGATCATGGCCATTCTCGGCGGCGACGATGCCGGCGGCGGCGTGATCTGGGCGCCACAGGTGATCGAGGATGCACGCGATCACGGCCTTGTACTGGGCGACAACGGCAAGCTCTATGACAGCAAGAAGGGCGAAAGCCTGCCTCAGGGCGTTAGCCCCAAACCCACCCTGACCGACGAAGAACTCAAGGCGTTTCCCGAGCCCACCACGGCGGATGTCGTTCCAAACTTCGTCGCCCGTTACCGGGACCTGATGGCGCTGTCGGACCACCAGCCCGCCCGGGTGATCGGCGCCGACGCAAAGCTGCGCGATCGCCCCGGTTTCGAGGTCGAGTTCCTGTCTCGCAATTCCGTCTCCGACACTGCCTATGCGACCGACAGTCACGAGATCCTGATGCCTGTGCGCGGGCATTGGCGGCTTTCATGGGACGGCGGCACAACAGCGTTGAACCCCGGTGACACAGCCGCCATTCCGCCGGGATTGCCGCACAGCCTGGCTCCGGCGATGACCGGCGAATCCAGCCTTTATCGGATACGTAACACGGCCGATCCGGCAGGTCTTACGGGCCGTCTGACGTGACAATTCACAATCGAGCCGAAGCGCGGTTCTGAAGGCGGTCGTTATCGGGTCCGCCGGAATCCCGGCGGAAACGTCCGGCATTCAGCGGAACCGCTTCAACCGCGCTTTTTTGGGCCCATGAAGGAGAAACCAAATGCCCATTCGCAGCACCCATGTCGGTAGCCTGCCCCGCAGTCAGGACGTCGCTGATTTCCTTTTTGCGCGGGAACAGGGCAAGCCTTATGACACCGCCGCCTTCGATGCCTGCATGACCGCCGCCGTGCTTGAGAATGTGCGTCGTCAGAAAGAGGTTGGCATCGATATCGTATCGGATGGCGAATGCTCCAAGATCAGCTACGCCACCTATGTCAAGGACCGCTACACCGGCTTTGACGGGGACAGCCCGCGCAATGCGCCGGCCGACCTGAAGATGTTCCCGAGCTTCCTGGACCGGATCGCCAAATCCGGCGGAACGCCAAGCTATGCGCGCCCGCAATGCGTCGGGCCTGTTGAAAGCAAGAGCACTTCGGATCTGCAAAAGGACATCGCCAACCTCACAGCGGCCATGACAACCCATGGGGTCAGCGACGGGTTCATGAATGCAGCCTCACCCGGCGTGATCTCGTTGTTTCTGGAAAACACCTACTACAAGGACCGCGAAACCTATCTCTTCGCGCTCGCCGATGCGATGCGCGATGAATATCGCACCATTCTCGATGCCGGGCTGATGCTGCAACTGGATTGCCCCGATCTGGCGTTGTCGCGGCATATGCTGTTTACGGATCTCAGCGACGCGGAATTCGTGAAGATCGCGCGCACCCATGTCGATGCGCTGACCCACGCACTTGACGGTTTGCCGAAAGATCGTGTGCGCCTGCACATCTGCTGGGGCAATTACGAGGGGCCGCATTGCTGCGATATCGAGATGGCCGCCGTCTTCCCCATGCTGATGGCGGTTCCTGCGCGCTATGTGCTGTTCGAGACCGCCAATCCGCGCCACCGGCATGAATGGCGGTTGTTCCGCGATCGCGCGGCCGAGATCCCCGACGACAAGGTTCTGGTGCCGGGCGCGGTGGACACGACCAGCAACTTCATCGAACACCCGGATGTGGTGGCCGAGCAATTGCAGCATTTCGTCGATATCGTCGGCCCGGACCGGGTGATCGCCAGCAGCGATTGCGGCTTCGGCACATTTGCCGGATTCGGCGCGGTGGACCCGGAAATCGCGTGGGCAAAGCTGGCCACCCTGGCCGAAGGCGCACGACGCGTGAAATGACACCGCTTGTCCTGATCCCCGGCATGATGTGCGACGCCCGGATGTGGGGCGATATCCCCACCCATCTGCCCGCCCTTGTGCATCATGCGCTGCCAACGGGCGCGGACAGCATGGCCGGGCTCGCCGCGCGGATTCTGCACGACGCTCCCGATCGGTTCGCATTGGCCGGGTTGTCGATGGGCGGGATCGTGGCGATGGAAATGCTGGCTCAGGCGGCAGACCGCATCACGCGGCTGGCGCTTCTGGACACCAACCCCTGCGCCGAAGCCTCCGCCGTCCAGTCGCGTCGCGGGCCCCAGATCGACCGCGCGCTGTCGGGCGGCCTGGACCATGTCATGCGCGATGAAATGAAGCCGAACTATCTGGCCGAGGGGCCGCAGCGGGGCCCAATCCTCGATCTGTGCATGGACATGGCGCTTGCCGTCGGCCCTCAGGTTTTTCGCGACCAGTCCGTCGCCTTGCGCGACCGTGCCGACCGCCAGCAGGCGCTGGCGGCCTTCAAGGGTCCCGCGCTTGTGCTGATGGGCGAAGACGACCGACTCTGCCCCCGCGACCGGCACGAACGCATGCATGCGCTCATGCCGCAATCACGCTTCGTCATGGTGCCGGGGGCGGGCCATCTACCCCCACTCGAACAACCTCAGGCGACGGAACAAGCGCTGCGTCACTGGCTGGAGGAATAAATGGACCAGACCCTTTTGGCCCTGTTGAGCAAGGTCGATACCCCGACCGTCTGCAACGCCATCGAGACCGTTCAGGGCCGCCGCGGCTTTGCCGGCTTCACCCGCGGCACCATGATCTGTACGCAACCGGGCACCGCTGTCGTGGGCTATGCCGCCACGGCTCGTATCGCCGCGCTTGCCCCATCTACCGAGCCGCCGGAAGTCATCCGCGCGCGTCGCATGGCCTATTACAAGGCTATGCATGACGCGCCGAAGCCGTCGGTTGCGGTCGTCGAGGATCTGGATTTTCCCAATTGTATCGGTGCTTACTGGGGCGAAATCAACGCGACGGTGCACAAGGGTTTCGGCATGGCCGGGGCGCTGACAAATGGTGTCGTACGCGATCTGGCCGATCACCCCGAGGGCTTTCCGGTCATTGCGGGCAGCATCGGCCCCAGCCATGGCCATGTGCATGTCACGGAGCTGGGCACGCAGGTGCGTGTCTTTGGGCTGCATGTCGCGCAAGGCGATCTGATCCATGCCGACCGCCATGGTGCGTTGGTCGTCCCGCCGGATGTCGTTCCGGCCCTTGCCGAAGGCATCGACAAGCTGTTGAGCACGGAAAAGATAATTCTGGACGCCGCGCGCCGCCCGGATTTCGACTTCGCTGCATTCGAAGCGGCCTGGGCCGCGTTCGAAAAGGCACGCACCTGACACCAACCCGCGCTGCC
This Fodinicurvata sp. EGI_FJ10296 DNA region includes the following protein-coding sequences:
- a CDS encoding LysR family transcriptional regulator; this translates as MDLRKLRYFVSIAEAGSFTQAAHVLGVAQPALSQQISGLEGDLGVELFYRTGRGVVLTEAGADLLPRAQHILGDIEVARNEMALLRATPHGTISLGVPPSVSHSVVAGFVLRMRERFPKIRLTIIEGSSGFIKEWLNKGRLDIGILYQVGSEQSLPDERLLAEDLSLVGKADDPIIANGKVAFDTLADLPLILPSRPHGLRTLVDTIARSRSIELKSVLELDGAALIRSLVNSGCGYSILPDVTVRLDLSAAGVGSAKIVDPVITRTMIITSTNERRAKATTRTAIALLREVVGDLSHLHAAAADPSIRNEIVAGVVPN
- a CDS encoding TRAP transporter substrate-binding protein; protein product: MKTSIFTATALVALLTANVSAAQTTIRIAHAQPEASPLHEALDHFKTTLEERSDGGFVVELFAGGQLGSVSEATELVQSGNIEMTTGASVLLSSAVPELAVLDQFLLFDDEEHARNVLDGEAGDTILAAMEERGLKGIGFLELGFRSFTNSRAPLDSLEAFEGLRMRSADNPIQIKAWRSIGAVPVPLAWGEIYSSLQQGLIDGQESALSSMVVERFYEVQDYVSLTGHIYWPEMWFANLEFFNSLSDEDQALLMEVAAETTDVQRDLVATANAETLDQLAEEGLAINELPAEDRAEMGATMNAAIEEDIRASVGDEFYDAFSAALNQ
- a CDS encoding TRAP transporter small permease — its product is MFRLLRLIEQYFEPVIIVTSLGLVITLLFADVVARFAFQTSVFWAGEVASFAFVYMIYFGISYAIREKRHLRVTMLVEMAPPLVQRALLALAEVVFLVYSVIVCWLGVVITTNAIDRGQILSATQWPTAFLYAAIIFSGALCVLRLLYSLWMIVRHGETVLSSPSGGAA
- a CDS encoding TRAP transporter large permease — its product is MTSAVLFGSFVLLLLIGVPIGIALGTASLLAISTISFLTYDFYALGLVSGVNSFTLMAVVLFTLAGNLMSRGGISRRLIAVAEAFFGTAPGGLGTVTIMACLFFAAISGTGSATVAAIGLAMIPALVRRGYDRAYAGSMVASAGALGVMIPPSVVMIVYAVTAGVSVSALFLAGILPGIVIAFALILFNIYQTWRGGWEAEAEAATWAERFRRVNDAKLALLMPVVVLGGIYGGIVTPTESAAVAVVYALIVSTLVYKELKWAELPRIMLDSALLVAAVLVIIGASVGFGRIIALERIPLELSQFVLGLTQNWVIVLLAIIVLLLIIGTFLETLAAIVILTPVLLPMITQLGVDPIHFGIIMIVALAIGFVTPPLGANLFMAAQVGQIPYDDLVRRIFKWVLVLTAALLVIAFWPGLSLILPRILLGYGT
- the hisD gene encoding histidinol dehydrogenase, which produces MTIDHLKTAKSEAERSEDDARTRSVVEATLKDIEARGDAAVADLSQKFDNVSRPSFRLTPSEIEAAMQKVGTRDMEDIRFAQSQIRRFAEAQRASMTDIEVETLPGVILGHKHIPVQSVGCYVPGGKFPMVASAHMSVLTANVAGVPRIVASAPPVKGEPHPAIVAAMHMGGAHEIYVLGGIQAVGAMAIGTETIDPVHMLVGPGNAFVAEAKRQLFGRVGIDLFAGPTETMVIADDTVDAELCATDLLGQAEHGYNSPACLITTSRKLAEATLAEIDRLLTILPTSDTAAISWRDYGEVILCDSHDEMLAVANDMAYEHVQVMTDRDDWYLENMHSYGALFLGPRTNVANGDKVIGTNHTLPTKKAGRYTGGLWVGKFLKTHSYQKVTTDEAAAHIGEYGSRLCMLEGFVGHAEQCNVRVRRYGGRNVPYGEAAD
- a CDS encoding SDR family oxidoreductase, which translates into the protein MPLPVTPSFRLEGRRAIVTGASSGIGLGCATALAEAGAEVTMIARGASRLKDACAQIRDIGGQSGYEVLDITDTAALRALVQRDGPFDILVNAAGLARHSPAVDTTEDDFDVVTGVNVKAAYFAAQFVAQGLIAAGRPGSIIQISSQMGHVGGIDRAVYCASKHAVEGMTKAMAIEWGPHGIRVNTICPTFILTPLSKPTFDNPERRAWIESRIKLNRVGHIEDIMGAVLYLASDASALVTGTALKVDGGWTAE
- a CDS encoding LacI family DNA-binding transcriptional regulator, with the translated sequence MSGGTRITAMDVARLAGVSQSAVSRFFTPGASVAPATADKVRAAATKLGYTPNPLARAMITGKSRIIGLVVTYLENQFYPVAIERLSHALQAQGYHILLFMASNAPGELDRLVTNLLAYQVDGIITASVAISNDVTVRCADAGIPLVMFNRGQPGSGLSSVTSANREGGRKVARFLIEGGHQRIAHISGWQGSSTGRDRQQGLIEGLADLGASPIAIIDGHYDRDVAAAATRELMGASKPPDAIFAGNDHMAFAVIDTLRAMGVAVPQDVSVVGYDDVPIAAWPSYDLTTMRQPVNRMVEATVETLINQIQDPDRPVQQMEIDAPLIMRGSARRPAPSAETEGT
- a CDS encoding cupin domain-containing protein gives rise to the protein MTPEEMEARIVRYGDLQPCKTAFIDAHTPGSDRKENFTIIGGGVSESPDQHVHIHETPGFNIGAAGQPPNCRNSLHSHRTAEVFFVLKGRWRFFWGRWGNAGEVVLEEGDIFNIPTGIFRGFENIGTDYGMIMAILGGDDAGGGVIWAPQVIEDARDHGLVLGDNGKLYDSKKGESLPQGVSPKPTLTDEELKAFPEPTTADVVPNFVARYRDLMALSDHQPARVIGADAKLRDRPGFEVEFLSRNSVSDTAYATDSHEILMPVRGHWRLSWDGGTTALNPGDTAAIPPGLPHSLAPAMTGESSLYRIRNTADPAGLTGRLT
- a CDS encoding cobalamin-independent methionine synthase II family protein, yielding MPIRSTHVGSLPRSQDVADFLFAREQGKPYDTAAFDACMTAAVLENVRRQKEVGIDIVSDGECSKISYATYVKDRYTGFDGDSPRNAPADLKMFPSFLDRIAKSGGTPSYARPQCVGPVESKSTSDLQKDIANLTAAMTTHGVSDGFMNAASPGVISLFLENTYYKDRETYLFALADAMRDEYRTILDAGLMLQLDCPDLALSRHMLFTDLSDAEFVKIARTHVDALTHALDGLPKDRVRLHICWGNYEGPHCCDIEMAAVFPMLMAVPARYVLFETANPRHRHEWRLFRDRAAEIPDDKVLVPGAVDTTSNFIEHPDVVAEQLQHFVDIVGPDRVIASSDCGFGTFAGFGAVDPEIAWAKLATLAEGARRVK
- a CDS encoding alpha/beta fold hydrolase: MTPLVLIPGMMCDARMWGDIPTHLPALVHHALPTGADSMAGLAARILHDAPDRFALAGLSMGGIVAMEMLAQAADRITRLALLDTNPCAEASAVQSRRGPQIDRALSGGLDHVMRDEMKPNYLAEGPQRGPILDLCMDMALAVGPQVFRDQSVALRDRADRQQALAAFKGPALVLMGEDDRLCPRDRHERMHALMPQSRFVMVPGAGHLPPLEQPQATEQALRHWLEE
- a CDS encoding RraA family protein; translated protein: MDQTLLALLSKVDTPTVCNAIETVQGRRGFAGFTRGTMICTQPGTAVVGYAATARIAALAPSTEPPEVIRARRMAYYKAMHDAPKPSVAVVEDLDFPNCIGAYWGEINATVHKGFGMAGALTNGVVRDLADHPEGFPVIAGSIGPSHGHVHVTELGTQVRVFGLHVAQGDLIHADRHGALVVPPDVVPALAEGIDKLLSTEKIILDAARRPDFDFAAFEAAWAAFEKART